CGCGGTGCCCTTGAGCGACTCGTAGGCGGCTGTCCGGATCGCGTCGATGCGCGACATGCCTTCATTCGTCGCGGGATCGCCCTTGTGCGAGATGATGAATCGGGCGGCCTTGCCGTCGGGTGAGATGAACAGCTTCTCGACTCGCTGGAAGTCCGGGTTGGCAAACACCTCATGCGGGAGATAGAACGAGTCGCCGGTCTTCGCGGCGTCGAAGTCCTTACCCATCGCGGTCGCGTCGTCGCTGAGTTCGTTTGCCTGGTCGAAGATTCCGGACGCGGTGCTGTGCAGCGTCAGCACCATGGTCCGCAGGCTGCGCATGGTCTCGATCTGGGCCGGAATCAGGGCGACCAGCTGGGGCACGACGGTGTCGACGCTGTCGACGTCCTTGGTCAGCTCTTCGAGCTTCTGGCTGAGCTTGTCCACCCCGTCGGTGGCGTTGTACGCCGACCGGATGCCCCAGCACAGCGGAATGTTGAAGCAGTGCTGCTCGGCGTAGAAGTAGCTGCGCAGCGGACGGAACGTGTCGTCGAAATCGGCGATGTCGTCTCGCACTTCGTTGGTGATGGCCAGGGTGTCTTTGGTGACCCCGGCGATGTGATGCGTGGTGCCCACCATCTGGTTCATCAAGGCGTTGACTTTTTCCAGCGACTTGATGGTTCCGCCCAGTTGGTCGGCCAGCTTGGCCATGTCATCCAGCCGACCCTTGGCCACCTGCAGGTTCTGCAACTGCCCGGCGTTCTGCATGCTGAGCAGGAACGGGATCGACGTGTGCTCCAGCGGCGTCCCCTGTGGCCGGGTGACGCTCTGTACCCGGGCGATGCCCTCGACCCCGAAGATTCGCTTGGCGAGTCTGTCCAAGACCAGGAAGTCCGCGGAATTGCGCAGGTCGTGATCGGACTCGATCATCAAGACTTCCGGCAGCATCCGCGCTTGCGAGAAATGCCGCTCCGCTGCGGCCATCCCGATGTTTCCCGGAGTGTCCTTGGGGATGTAGTCGCGGTCGACGTAGCTCACCTTGTAGCCCGGCAGCGCCAGCAGACCGACCATCGTGACCGCACAGGTCGCGGCGAAAATCGGTGCGGGCCAACGCACCACCGCGGTGCCGACCCGTCGCCAGCCGCGGACACTGTGCAGACGCTTGGGTTCCAGCAGACCGAAACGGCTACCGACACTGATGACCGCGGGAATCAGCGTCAAGGCCACCGCGACCGCGACCAGCATGCCGATCGCACACGGCGCACCCAGCGTCTGGAACACCGGCAACCGGGCGAAGCTAAGGCAGTAAGTGGCACCGGCGATGGTGATGCCGGACGCCAGAACAACGTGGGCCACACCGCGGTAGGCGGTGAGGTAGGCGGAACTGCGGTCCTCGCCGTTGTGGCGGGCCTCGTGGTAGCGCCCGATGAAGAAGATGCCGTAGTCGGTGCCCGCCGCGATCGCGAGCGAGACCAGCATGTTGGTGGCAAACGTCGACAACTTGACAACGTCATGCAGCGCGAGGAACGCGACAATGCCTCGGGCGGCACCCAATTCGATGCCGACCATCACCAGCAGCAGGGCCACCGTGATGAAAGAGCGGTAGACGAATAGCAACATCACGAAGATCACCGCGACGGTGGTCACCAGAATCTTCACGACGGTCTTGTCGCCGCTCGTCAGGCCATCCGCCGCCACCGCGGCCGGACCGGTGACATACGCCTTGACCCCCGGCGGCGCGGGAACGCTGTCGACGATCTTCCGGACGTTGGCGACCGAGGTGTTGGCCGACGTCTCTCCTTGATTGCCAACGAGATTCAACTGAACATAGGCGGCCTTGCCGTCGGAACTCTCCGCGCCCGCGGCGGTCAGCGGGTCACCCCA
This genomic stretch from Mycobacterium paraterrae harbors:
- a CDS encoding RND family transporter; amino-acid sequence: MTSHHLRHEHAAGTFVARVVRRLAVPVILGWLAITVIVTVAVPSLEQVAREHAVSLGTKDAPSVRAAARIGKDFKESDSDAMAMIVIEGTNQLGDDAHHYYQQIIDRLKADPKDVQHIQDFWGDPLTAAGAESSDGKAAYVQLNLVGNQGETSANTSVANVRKIVDSVPAPPGVKAYVTGPAAVAADGLTSGDKTVVKILVTTVAVIFVMLLFVYRSFITVALLLVMVGIELGAARGIVAFLALHDVVKLSTFATNMLVSLAIAAGTDYGIFFIGRYHEARHNGEDRSSAYLTAYRGVAHVVLASGITIAGATYCLSFARLPVFQTLGAPCAIGMLVAVAVALTLIPAVISVGSRFGLLEPKRLHSVRGWRRVGTAVVRWPAPIFAATCAVTMVGLLALPGYKVSYVDRDYIPKDTPGNIGMAAAERHFSQARMLPEVLMIESDHDLRNSADFLVLDRLAKRIFGVEGIARVQSVTRPQGTPLEHTSIPFLLSMQNAGQLQNLQVAKGRLDDMAKLADQLGGTIKSLEKVNALMNQMVGTTHHIAGVTKDTLAITNEVRDDIADFDDTFRPLRSYFYAEQHCFNIPLCWGIRSAYNATDGVDKLSQKLEELTKDVDSVDTVVPQLVALIPAQIETMRSLRTMVLTLHSTASGIFDQANELSDDATAMGKDFDAAKTGDSFYLPHEVFANPDFQRVEKLFISPDGKAARFIISHKGDPATNEGMSRIDAIRTAAYESLKGTALEDAKVYISGTAATFKDLREASHYDFMIAGISSLCMIFIIMLLITRSLVAALVIVGTVALSLGASFGMSVLLWQYIIGVKLHWLVMVMSVIILLAVGSDYNLLLVARFKEEIGAGLKTGIIRAMGGTGRVVTAAGLVFAFTMASMMVSDNRAVGQVGTTIGLGLLFDTLVVRSFLMPSIAAMLGRWFWWPMNVASRPPRTGRRPAVPPAKRPVESDATAPLATAQRSLRR